The following are encoded in a window of Chiloscyllium plagiosum isolate BGI_BamShark_2017 chromosome 11, ASM401019v2, whole genome shotgun sequence genomic DNA:
- the LOC122554376 gene encoding CENPB DNA-binding domain-containing protein 1-like produces the protein MNLKGIQETTLHAMRDNAERIKASCVSGTGLNASKSVRSRTKEHEEMVQLLNVWIEDQLKKQSGTTFLTKTIYEDLRKKVENPVDVPSVLVVAGLLELRTVLLFVT, from the coding sequence GAATACAGGAGACTACACTCCACGCCATGAGAGACAATGCAGAAAGAATTAAAGCAAGCTGCGTTTCTGGAACAGGTCTGAATGCTAGCAAGTCTGTGAGATCACGAACAAAGGAGCATGAGGAGATGGTGCAGCTTCTAAATGTGTGGATAGAAGATCAATTGAAAAAGCAGTCTGGGACCACCTTTCTCACTAAAACAATTTATGAGGACCTCAGGAAAAAAGTTGAAAATCCTGTAGATGTGCCTTCAGTGCTGGTAGTGGCTGGTTTGCTGGAGTTAAGAACTGTTTTGCTTTTCGTAACATAA